TTAGGTTTTGTTATTTTAGTCATTTTATGGCGTGTGAATTTGGGGCGCGGAGAAGTGTTTTTGAGTTATATTATTTGGTATTCGATCGGCCGCTTCTTTATCGAAGGCATGCGGACGGATAGTTTAATGTTGACTGACACTCTTAGGATGGCTCAGGCCATTTCCATTGCGCTTATCATCTTAGCCATCGTACTTTGGATTTATCGACGTATGAAAGGCTACTCGAAAACAAACATCTCGGATGAGTAAAGAGACATCTTGGAGGATCCTGATGAACACATTAAAAGTCGGGCTAAAGAATGGCTTGCAAACAACTTGGGCGTTAGGAAAAGTAATATTTCCGATTACGCTGATTATGACGATATTAAGTTATACTGCTGTATTTGATCAGTTGATCCACTGGATCAGCCCGGCGATGCATTGGCTCGGACTACCGGGTGAAGCAGCTGTTCCTTTGGTTTTTGCGAATTGTCTTAACCTATATGCTGGGATCGGTGCTGTGCTTTCTCTTGATTTAACAGTTAAGAGTGTGCTTATTTTAGCAGTGATGATGTCCTTTTCTCATAATCTTTTTATAGAATCAGGGGTCGCAGCTAAGGTTGGTGTCAGACTGTGGGTGATGTTTGCGGTTCGTATCGGGCTAGCCATCGTATCTGCAATTTTGATTGCAAATTTTTGGGATGGCGGTGGGGACATGGCTGAATACGGTATGCTTTCCTCGAGTGAAACAACCGACCCAGTTGGTTGGATGATCGTATGGTCAGGCATTGAAAAAGCCATCGCAGGCATTATTCAACTGGCTGTTATCGTGATTCCCCTAATGATTTTTATTCAGTTTTTAAAAGATAGGCAATGGTTAAAGGTGTTTTCCAGCTGGATGGCACCGATCACTCGGGCTTTAGGTATGAGTTCGAAGACATCAACAACGCTCGCAGCGGGGCTTTTGTTCGGTCTTGCTTATGGTTCGGGAGTCATGATACAGGCGGTCAAAGACGATGGGGTCGATCGGAGAAGCCTGTATTTAGCGTTTATTTTTCTCGTTTCTTGTCATGCTGTTATTGAAGATACACTCGTGTTTGTTCCATTAGGCATTCCTGTTTGGCCGTTGCTACTGATCCGATTTGTTGTTGCGGTGATTCTAACAGGAGCGATTGCTTTTGTTTGGAATCGCAAACGACCGGCAACTAAGCAAGCCAAAGCCAGCAGCTATTGAGGGCACTTTAGCCGTTCCACGAAGTTCGGCCTATT
This genomic interval from Tuberibacillus sp. Marseille-P3662 contains the following:
- a CDS encoding nucleoside recognition domain-containing protein, translating into MNTLKVGLKNGLQTTWALGKVIFPITLIMTILSYTAVFDQLIHWISPAMHWLGLPGEAAVPLVFANCLNLYAGIGAVLSLDLTVKSVLILAVMMSFSHNLFIESGVAAKVGVRLWVMFAVRIGLAIVSAILIANFWDGGGDMAEYGMLSSSETTDPVGWMIVWSGIEKAIAGIIQLAVIVIPLMIFIQFLKDRQWLKVFSSWMAPITRALGMSSKTSTTLAAGLLFGLAYGSGVMIQAVKDDGVDRRSLYLAFIFLVSCHAVIEDTLVFVPLGIPVWPLLLIRFVVAVILTGAIAFVWNRKRPATKQAKASSY